The following coding sequences are from one Candidatus Bathyarchaeota archaeon window:
- a CDS encoding phosphopantothenate/pantothenate synthetase, which produces MEIPENHPRAESIRIRERLIEHFRSGVLAIAGLMAHGRGEAFDYLLGERTLESSVKAVRAAAAAMLLARHPVISVNGNVAALAAEDVVRFAEVVGAKIEVNLFYRTEERELAIRRVLERAGAREVLGVGEAASAQIPEVHSDRRRVDPRGILKADVVLVPLEDGDRTEALRRMGKTVIAIDLNPLSRTAQRASITIVDNVVRAMPILVNEAIRLKNERPEELRRILSEFDNREALADAIKAINHRLSEFAKMGVYLPEDMEIYRELEENR; this is translated from the coding sequence TTGGAAATTCCAGAAAATCATCCTAGAGCTGAGTCCATAAGGATAAGGGAGAGGCTGATTGAACATTTCAGGTCGGGGGTTCTTGCCATAGCAGGGCTGATGGCCCACGGGAGGGGAGAGGCCTTCGACTACCTCCTAGGGGAGAGAACCCTCGAGAGCTCAGTTAAGGCCGTTAGAGCCGCAGCGGCGGCGATGCTCCTGGCCAGGCATCCCGTGATCTCCGTTAATGGCAACGTCGCCGCATTAGCGGCGGAGGATGTGGTGAGGTTTGCGGAGGTCGTTGGGGCGAAGATCGAGGTCAATCTTTTCTATAGAACTGAGGAGAGGGAGCTCGCGATCAGGAGAGTTCTCGAGAGGGCGGGGGCCAGAGAGGTTCTGGGGGTGGGCGAGGCAGCATCTGCCCAGATACCTGAGGTCCATAGCGATAGGAGGAGGGTTGATCCCAGAGGCATCCTTAAGGCTGATGTGGTGCTGGTCCCGCTTGAGGATGGTGACAGGACTGAGGCCCTGAGAAGGATGGGCAAGACCGTTATCGCCATCGACCTGAATCCGCTATCTCGGACAGCTCAGCGGGCCTCGATAACGATCGTCGACAATGTGGTGAGGGCTATGCCAATTCTCGTCAACGAGGCGATCAGATTAAAGAACGAGAGGCCTGAGGAGCTGAGGAGGATCTTATCTGAGTTTGATAATAGAGAGGCCCTAGCCGATGCGATAAAGGCCATTAACCATCGTCTCTCAGAGTTCGCTAAGATGGGGGTATACCTCCCTGAGGATATGGAGATCTACCGAGAACTGGAGGAGAACCGTTGA
- a CDS encoding RidA family protein, with amino-acid sequence MRVEEKLEELGLRLPPAPSPAGVYVGAKRAGNLVFSAGQGPFRTTKRGLVGKDLTLEEGYQAARETCLNCLAQIKAVIGDLDRIKQVVQVVGFVNSAEGFMQQPAVLNGFTDLLVELFGPEAGRPTRAAVPVHHPGWIAVEAWMVAELRE; translated from the coding sequence ATGAGGGTTGAGGAGAAGCTGGAGGAGCTCGGGCTTAGGCTTCCACCCGCCCCATCCCCGGCGGGGGTTTATGTAGGGGCGAAGAGGGCTGGGAACCTGGTATTCTCCGCAGGTCAGGGGCCCTTCAGGACCACGAAGAGGGGGTTGGTGGGGAAGGATCTGACCTTAGAGGAGGGGTATCAGGCAGCCAGGGAGACATGTCTGAACTGCCTGGCCCAGATTAAAGCAGTTATAGGGGACCTGGACAGGATAAAGCAGGTTGTCCAGGTGGTCGGATTCGTGAACAGCGCCGAGGGATTCATGCAACAGCCAGCCGTCCTCAACGGCTTCACAGACCTACTTGTTGAACTCTTCGGGCCCGAAGCGGGGAGGCCTACAAGGGCTGCGGTGCCGGTACATCACCCTGGGTGGATAGCCGTTGAGGCATGGATGGTCGCCGAACTCAGAGAGTGA